A genomic window from Melanotaenia boesemani isolate fMelBoe1 chromosome 15, fMelBoe1.pri, whole genome shotgun sequence includes:
- the bckdk gene encoding 3-methyl-2-oxobutanoate dehydrogenase [lipoamide] kinase, mitochondrial, giving the protein MHAGLAGIAVEMLCGATSRARPRLGSLLLTTKTSLPLSSAESHRFRSTSSMQGFSELARERSKTVTSFYNQSAIDASAEKASVRLTLATLLYSGKSPDGHHILSSAKYLHKELPVRIAHRIKGFRSLPFIIGCNPTILQVHELYIRAYHMLSDFPQIKDQEVETRFCKLVQQLLDDHKDVVTMLAQGFRECRRHIQDETILRNFLDTTLCSRLGIRMLATHHLALHEDNPDFVGIICRRLSPKKIIEKWVDFARRLCEHQYGNSPRVRINGHVAARFPFILLPLDYILPELLKNAMRATMESHLDTPYNLPDVVVTIANNDIDFVIRISDRGGGIPHNIIDKVMDYHFSTAEESAQDPRMSNLFNNITNSGNQSNPMHGFGFGLPTSRAYAEYLGGSLSIQSMQGIGTDVYLRLRHIDGKGESFRV; this is encoded by the exons ATGCATGCGGGACTTGCGGGTATAGCAGTGGAGATGCTGTGCGGTGCCACCAGCAGGGCCAGGCCGAGGCTCGGCAGCCTCTTACTGACCACCAAAACATCACTGCCGTTGTCAAGCGCGGAGAGTCACAGATTTCGGTCCACATCCTCGATGCAGGGGTTTTCAGAGCTGGCAAGAGAGAGGTCGAAGACCGTCACGTCGTTTTATAATCAATCTGCAATCGATGCTTCCGCAGAGAAG GCCTCGGTGCGACTTACATTAGCAACTCTCCTGTATTCTGGGAAGTCTCCTGATGGACACCACATCTTG AGTAGTGCCAAATACCTTCACAAGGAGCTGCCTGTACGAATTGCCCATCGCATCAAGGGCTTCCGTAGTTTACCCTTCATCATTGGCTGCAACCCCACCATTCTGCAAGTG CATGAGCTGTACATCAGAGCCTACCACATGCTCAGTGACTTCCCCCAG ATCAAGGACCAGGAAGTGGAGACCCGTTTCTGTAAgctggtgcagcagctgctggatgACCACAAAGACGTGGTGACCATGTTGGCCCAGGGCTTCAGGGAGTGTCGCAGACACATCCAG GACGAGACCATTCTCCGCAACTTCTTGGATACAACACTGTGCTCCCGACTGGGGATCCGGATGCTGGCCACGCACCACCTCGCCCTCCATGAAGACAAT CCGGACTTTGTTGGGATCATATGCAGACGTCTCTCTCCTAAAAAGATCATTGAGAAGTGGGTGGACTTCGCCAG ACGTCTGTGTGAACATCAGTATGGTAACTCGCCCAGAGTGAGGATCAATGGACACGTCGCAGCTCGCTTCCCCTTCATCCTCCTGCCTCTGGATTACATCCTGCCAGAACTCCTGAAGAACGCCATGAG GGCCACCATGGAGAGCCATCTGGACACCCCCTACAACCTGCCAGATGTGGTTGTGACCATCGCCAATAATGACATTGACTTTGTCATCAG GATTTCAGACCGTGGAGGCGGCATCCCCCACAACATCATAGACAAGGTGATGGACTACCACTTCAGCACTGCAGAGGAGAGCGCGCAGGACCCCCGCATGAGCAACCTCTTCAACAACATCACCAACAGTGGAAACCAGTCCAACCCCATGCACGG GTTTGGTTTTGGTCTGCCCACATCGAGGGCCTACGCCGAGTATCTCGGGGGTTCTCTGTCCATACAGTCTATGCAGGGCATCGGCACCGACGTCTACCTGCGTCTGCGCCACATCGACGGCAAAGGAGAGAGCTTCAGAGTGTGA